The following proteins are encoded in a genomic region of Lujinxingia vulgaris:
- a CDS encoding serine/threonine-protein kinase codes for MSQDDAQNPRPRRDTSPVHDEAPSGSSPLTMPSDRPREIAAGEAGQIVKICKSCMVSQKSGGGYCVKCGAPLVPIRAVKDSCIGDVVGGKFKIIEPIGSGGMGDVYLGLNEKLGQRVAVKFLNQKFTSDERIVLRFLNEARSYCKVNHPNAVTLLEYGQHENGALYLITEFIEGKSLTEVLRSQGPLDLENVVSIGLQVCEVLRAAHAQGVIHRDLKPDNLMLMPARKGRFAAKVLDFGIAKIADDDDAPMTETGSIFGTPEFMSPEQARGDVADPRSDLYALGVMLFFMATGKLPFKGKNKFAILNKQLNDAPPLPSMVREGVEVDANLEAVILRCLAKDPADRPGDAEALAELLEAVAAGERVEAPRGAREAGRVAAQKRSAAGGQGLAESSDFSESADVQDAPANDARLDGELRLESGPVGPVDIALESDVAPVFRAELASEPDIGGDEAFAFGGTDAPWPPRRRKRQRSPALVAALSTVAVVGLAMGWSIWKNTQAPTDVVAQATEEVGAGQWAGVEAAVGYLIEAGKIEEARQALAAAGSDDVRAAALQTRINRVANLERQLGAALGAKQCDQAREHYEALLAHAPGAATAKFEAVEGCAEASAKAPAARTRPSPQPAPKPQPEVATPPAERAPEPVKPEPPRPEEEAPASPSPAPVDEASPEDPVDEIPVDEIPVDEIPVDEAPDNEAPEADATGEDAPAGEPAADDAGGSADGQAEADAPAEDDEQALGEGAAPASDDDAADAGDPDDGLALPPRQL; via the coding sequence TTGAGTCAGGATGACGCCCAAAACCCGCGCCCGCGCCGCGACACCTCACCGGTCCATGATGAGGCGCCCTCGGGCTCCTCACCGCTGACGATGCCCTCGGACCGGCCGCGGGAGATCGCCGCCGGGGAGGCCGGCCAGATCGTCAAGATCTGCAAGAGCTGCATGGTCTCGCAGAAGAGCGGCGGAGGCTACTGCGTCAAATGTGGCGCTCCGCTGGTGCCGATTCGTGCGGTCAAAGACAGCTGCATCGGCGATGTGGTGGGCGGGAAGTTCAAGATCATCGAGCCCATCGGCTCCGGCGGGATGGGCGATGTGTACCTGGGGCTCAATGAGAAGCTCGGGCAGCGCGTCGCGGTGAAGTTTCTCAACCAGAAGTTCACCTCCGATGAGCGCATTGTTCTGCGCTTTCTCAATGAGGCGCGCTCCTACTGCAAGGTCAATCACCCCAACGCGGTGACGCTTCTGGAGTACGGTCAGCATGAGAACGGCGCGCTTTATCTGATCACCGAGTTTATTGAAGGAAAGAGTCTTACGGAGGTGCTGCGCAGTCAGGGCCCGCTCGATCTGGAGAACGTCGTCTCGATCGGCCTGCAGGTCTGTGAGGTGCTGCGCGCCGCGCATGCTCAGGGGGTGATTCACCGCGATTTGAAGCCCGATAACCTGATGCTGATGCCCGCCAGAAAAGGGCGTTTTGCGGCGAAAGTACTCGACTTTGGCATTGCGAAGATCGCCGACGATGATGACGCCCCGATGACCGAGACGGGCTCGATCTTTGGCACGCCGGAGTTCATGTCGCCGGAGCAGGCCCGAGGGGATGTGGCCGACCCGCGCTCCGATCTTTATGCGCTGGGGGTGATGCTCTTCTTTATGGCGACGGGGAAGTTGCCCTTTAAGGGGAAGAATAAGTTCGCGATCCTCAACAAACAGCTCAACGATGCGCCGCCCCTTCCCAGCATGGTTCGCGAGGGGGTGGAGGTGGACGCGAACCTGGAGGCGGTGATTTTACGCTGCCTGGCCAAAGATCCGGCAGACCGCCCGGGCGACGCCGAGGCGCTGGCGGAGTTGTTGGAGGCGGTGGCCGCTGGCGAGCGTGTGGAGGCGCCGCGGGGTGCCCGGGAGGCCGGGCGTGTGGCGGCACAGAAGCGCAGCGCTGCCGGCGGGCAAGGACTGGCCGAGAGCAGTGATTTCAGCGAGAGCGCCGATGTGCAAGATGCCCCGGCGAATGACGCGCGCCTTGATGGCGAACTTCGGCTGGAGAGCGGCCCGGTGGGGCCGGTGGACATCGCGTTGGAGTCGGATGTGGCGCCGGTGTTTCGCGCCGAGCTTGCCTCCGAGCCCGACATTGGTGGTGACGAGGCGTTCGCCTTTGGCGGCACCGACGCGCCCTGGCCGCCGCGCCGGCGAAAGCGTCAGCGCTCGCCAGCGCTGGTCGCGGCGCTGAGCACCGTTGCGGTGGTGGGTCTGGCGATGGGGTGGAGCATCTGGAAAAACACCCAGGCTCCGACCGATGTTGTAGCCCAGGCCACTGAAGAGGTCGGGGCGGGGCAGTGGGCCGGCGTTGAGGCCGCGGTGGGCTACCTCATTGAGGCCGGCAAGATCGAGGAGGCGCGCCAGGCGCTGGCAGCAGCCGGCAGTGATGATGTGCGCGCCGCGGCGCTGCAGACCCGCATCAACCGCGTCGCCAACCTGGAGCGCCAGCTCGGCGCCGCGTTGGGCGCAAAGCAATGCGACCAGGCCCGCGAGCATTATGAGGCGTTGCTGGCGCACGCGCCGGGTGCGGCCACCGCGAAGTTTGAGGCGGTCGAGGGCTGTGCTGAGGCTTCCGCGAAGGCCCCCGCAGCCCGGACCAGGCCCTCACCGCAGCCCGCTCCAAAGCCTCAACCTGAGGTCGCAACTCCTCCTGCCGAGCGCGCTCCCGAGCCGGTGAAACCCGAACCTCCCCGGCCTGAGGAAGAAGCACCCGCAAGTCCGTCGCCTGCGCCGGTGGATGAGGCGTCGCCGGAAGATCCGGTCGATGAGATTCCGGTCGATGAGATTCCGGTCGATGAGATTCCGGTCGATGAGGCTCCAGACAACGAGGCGCCGGAGGCGGACGCCACCGGTGAGGATGCGCCGGCTGGAGAGCCTGCGGCTGACGATGCGGGAGGCTCTGCCGACGGGCAAGCCGAGGCCGATGCGCCTGCCGAAGATGATGAGCAGGCCTTAGGCGAGGGTGCGGCGCCGGCCTCGGACGATGACGCGGCGGATGCCGGCGACCCCGATGATGGGCTGGCGCTGCCTCCTCGCCAGCTCTAG
- a CDS encoding protein kinase domain-containing protein, with translation MLCHQCGSPVEDDAQKCPNCGVGLRRARRKTKTSAEGLRRMTMELKALDVQGLYFPPGEVIAERFKLEERIGEGSFGQVYRAEDTLIETDVAIKLFATDVLRTPIDEERFLKATRAARALTQRNVVRLHDSGVHKGHPWVSMQHLEGLSLDKVLKMRGERGQRFELDELEPIVQQITLALQHIGRDYPHGNLKPQNIILMPDLLKVTDTYVLAALAPEVFAGRADESPFVAPELRSASVVPDARVDVYSVGALIKAMVFGQEHTPGSYQGESPLEAVDALVRRAMAFDRSERYASVEALSEDFSTIVDTGLRLANAGVVSEAPAAPPAPPAPPVAPPGAPGADPLAQETAMDIGEPLEDDIATVEVKRSSQKPELIDMLPTNEVDRDAHPTSAKAPVAPAPPVAPPAEPEAPLADDAPELEERPPVVPTQVAAAPKAKTTPAKRESKSPAGLIAAVVLVVVLIAVFALNRGGEDDAAEAPEPVAQANEVSEEPQEEVASSPEADAGADVDEAALQAEREAFGALLAQAEPQTEKAVSDATQAAQTRAEELAEEARAAEAAATEAAPAAVAQADSSASSASAGNGSSASQPAQTGGATRPTQQAPRPAANATDCPPGMLLVRANAGNFCVDAYEYPGRGRTPKNRVTWFEARRLCAQDNKRLCTMSEWRSACGGAAFPYGNSYDADRCNTADEDGFERSLAAAGSFAQCRSRSGAFDMTGNVFEWVEEQRVAGGGYDSESDVASCRYSSPKAPGSGEANIGFRCCASPE, from the coding sequence GTGCTCTGTCATCAGTGTGGAAGTCCTGTCGAAGACGACGCGCAAAAATGCCCCAACTGCGGTGTGGGGCTGCGTCGTGCGCGCCGCAAAACCAAGACATCGGCCGAAGGGCTGCGTCGAATGACGATGGAGCTCAAGGCGCTTGACGTCCAGGGGCTCTATTTTCCGCCGGGAGAGGTCATCGCCGAGCGATTCAAGCTCGAAGAGCGCATCGGTGAGGGGAGTTTTGGCCAGGTCTACCGCGCCGAAGACACGCTGATTGAGACGGATGTCGCGATCAAGCTCTTCGCCACCGATGTGCTGCGCACGCCCATCGATGAGGAGCGCTTCTTGAAGGCGACGCGGGCTGCCCGGGCGCTGACCCAGCGCAATGTGGTGCGTCTGCATGATAGCGGCGTGCATAAGGGGCATCCCTGGGTATCGATGCAGCATCTGGAGGGGCTGAGCCTCGACAAGGTGCTGAAGATGCGCGGGGAGCGCGGGCAACGCTTTGAGCTCGATGAGCTTGAGCCCATCGTGCAGCAGATCACCCTGGCGCTGCAGCATATCGGCCGCGATTACCCGCATGGGAACCTCAAGCCGCAGAACATCATCCTGATGCCGGACCTGCTCAAGGTGACCGACACGTATGTGTTGGCCGCGCTTGCGCCGGAGGTTTTTGCGGGCCGGGCCGATGAGAGCCCCTTTGTGGCGCCGGAGTTGCGCAGCGCCTCGGTGGTGCCGGATGCCCGGGTGGATGTGTACAGCGTCGGAGCGCTGATCAAGGCGATGGTCTTTGGTCAGGAGCACACCCCGGGGAGTTACCAGGGGGAGTCGCCGCTTGAAGCTGTGGACGCGCTGGTGCGCCGCGCGATGGCCTTTGATCGCAGCGAGCGCTATGCCTCGGTGGAGGCGCTGAGCGAGGACTTCTCGACGATCGTCGATACGGGCCTTCGCCTGGCGAACGCCGGGGTGGTCAGCGAAGCGCCGGCCGCACCGCCGGCTCCGCCGGCCCCTCCTGTAGCTCCGCCCGGAGCGCCGGGGGCCGACCCGCTGGCTCAAGAAACAGCGATGGATATTGGCGAGCCCCTTGAGGATGACATCGCCACCGTTGAGGTGAAGCGCTCGAGCCAAAAGCCCGAGCTCATCGACATGCTGCCGACCAATGAGGTCGACCGCGACGCCCACCCCACCTCTGCAAAAGCTCCCGTCGCGCCCGCTCCGCCTGTCGCTCCCCCGGCCGAGCCCGAAGCTCCCCTGGCCGATGACGCGCCGGAGTTGGAAGAGCGCCCTCCGGTGGTTCCCACCCAGGTGGCCGCCGCGCCGAAGGCCAAAACGACGCCGGCAAAGCGCGAGTCAAAATCGCCGGCCGGCTTGATCGCGGCCGTCGTTTTGGTGGTCGTGCTCATCGCCGTTTTTGCGCTGAATCGCGGTGGCGAAGACGACGCGGCGGAGGCACCCGAGCCCGTGGCCCAGGCCAACGAAGTTAGCGAGGAGCCTCAAGAAGAGGTCGCGAGCTCGCCAGAGGCCGACGCCGGCGCCGATGTGGATGAAGCCGCACTCCAGGCTGAGCGCGAAGCCTTTGGCGCGCTTCTCGCGCAGGCCGAACCTCAGACCGAGAAGGCGGTGAGCGATGCCACCCAGGCCGCGCAGACCCGCGCCGAAGAGCTTGCAGAAGAAGCCAGGGCGGCTGAAGCGGCGGCCACAGAAGCCGCCCCGGCGGCGGTTGCTCAGGCCGACTCATCGGCATCTTCCGCGAGCGCCGGCAACGGAAGCTCGGCCAGCCAGCCCGCGCAGACCGGTGGGGCGACTCGCCCCACCCAGCAGGCTCCTCGGCCTGCGGCCAACGCCACAGACTGCCCCCCCGGCATGCTTCTTGTGCGCGCCAACGCCGGCAACTTCTGCGTCGACGCCTACGAATACCCGGGACGCGGTCGCACGCCGAAAAATCGCGTGACCTGGTTTGAGGCGCGCCGCCTCTGCGCCCAGGACAACAAACGCCTCTGCACCATGAGTGAGTGGCGCTCCGCCTGCGGCGGAGCGGCCTTCCCCTACGGCAACTCCTACGACGCCGACCGCTGCAACACCGCCGACGAAGATGGCTTTGAGCGCAGCCTGGCCGCTGCCGGAAGTTTCGCGCAATGCCGCAGCCGCTCGGGCGCCTTCGATATGACGGGCAACGTCTTTGAGTGGGTCGAAGAGCAGCGCGTCGCCGGCGGCGGCTACGACAGCGAGTCGGACGTCGCCTCCTGCCGCTACTCCTCGCCAAAAGCGCCCGGGTCTGGCGAGGCGAATATCGGGTTCCGCTGCTGCGCGAGCCCTGAATAA
- a CDS encoding lysophospholipid acyltransferase family protein — MSEVLVDAQVAEAIRRLEIPFNRYGLDPYGISRDHLEIFFSMLAPFYRTYFRVRCFGQEHVPATGRVMVVGNHSGGLPVDGAMVLASLLLGLESPRLGQGMVEKFANRWPFVSHWFSRVGQFTGLPEHAERLLEDERCLMVFPEGARGTGKLYRDRYKLVRFGSGFVRLAMKTKTPIVPFAFIGGEEAIPTVRHLKGLAKVIGAPYIPLTRYGLPLPLPVACQIFYGEPLVFEGTGTETDDVILGHVNRVQDAIAELIEQGRDWRRGAVERGELEGGVR, encoded by the coding sequence ATGTCTGAAGTGTTGGTCGACGCGCAGGTCGCCGAAGCGATACGCCGTCTCGAGATCCCCTTTAATCGCTACGGGCTCGACCCCTACGGCATCTCTCGCGATCATCTGGAGATCTTTTTCTCGATGCTCGCGCCTTTCTACCGCACCTACTTTCGGGTGCGCTGCTTCGGCCAGGAGCACGTGCCGGCGACGGGGCGAGTGATGGTCGTGGGCAACCACTCCGGCGGACTTCCTGTGGACGGAGCGATGGTGCTCGCGTCGCTCTTGCTCGGCCTGGAGTCGCCCAGGCTGGGGCAGGGGATGGTCGAGAAGTTCGCCAACCGCTGGCCCTTCGTCTCGCACTGGTTCAGTCGGGTGGGGCAGTTTACAGGCCTGCCGGAGCACGCCGAGCGCCTGCTCGAAGATGAGCGCTGCCTGATGGTCTTCCCGGAAGGTGCGCGCGGCACGGGCAAACTCTACCGCGACCGCTACAAGCTGGTGCGTTTTGGCAGCGGCTTTGTGCGCCTGGCGATGAAGACGAAGACGCCGATTGTGCCCTTTGCGTTCATCGGCGGAGAGGAAGCCATCCCTACAGTGAGACATCTCAAAGGGCTGGCGAAGGTCATTGGCGCGCCTTACATCCCGCTGACGCGCTACGGTCTGCCGCTGCCTTTACCGGTGGCCTGCCAGATCTTCTATGGCGAGCCGTTGGTCTTTGAGGGCACCGGCACCGAGACCGATGATGTGATCCTGGGCCATGTGAACCGGGTGCAGGACGCGATCGCCGAGCTCATTGAACAGGGCCGGGACTGGCGCCGCGGGGCGGTCGAGCGCGGTGAGCTGGAAGGAGGTGTGCGATGA
- a CDS encoding SDR family oxidoreductase, with the protein MKVLITGIASALGRLLTAELLADGHQVVGIDRRFWTDAPAGVKIFHVDVRKRPAEEVFRTERPDAVIHMATVTHFSASPQERYRINLGGTRVVFEHCDTYGVKKAIFVGRHTFYGADAESPLYHTEEEPPMAVSTFPELADLVAADLFAGSALWRFPQIDTVVLRICYALGDAGQGTLASYLRGPRVPTVLGFDPLYQFIHDRDMARAIALALNSELRGIFNVAGPPPVPLSLLIKATGRKQLALPEPLFRSALGRFGLPKLPPGSLNHVKYPIVIDGARFAEATGFEPHYDEVQTMDSFVWARF; encoded by the coding sequence ATGAAGGTGCTGATCACCGGGATCGCCAGCGCGCTGGGCCGACTTCTGACCGCTGAGCTACTTGCAGATGGCCATCAGGTTGTGGGCATCGATCGTCGCTTCTGGACGGATGCCCCGGCGGGGGTGAAGATCTTTCATGTCGATGTGCGCAAGCGTCCCGCTGAGGAGGTCTTTCGCACGGAGCGTCCCGACGCGGTCATTCATATGGCCACGGTCACCCACTTCTCGGCCAGCCCCCAGGAGCGCTACCGCATCAACCTGGGGGGCACGCGCGTGGTGTTTGAGCATTGCGACACCTACGGCGTAAAGAAGGCCATCTTCGTGGGGCGTCACACTTTTTACGGGGCGGATGCGGAGTCGCCGCTCTACCACACCGAGGAGGAGCCGCCGATGGCGGTGAGCACCTTCCCGGAGCTTGCGGATCTTGTGGCGGCGGATCTTTTTGCGGGGTCGGCGCTCTGGCGTTTTCCGCAGATCGACACCGTGGTGTTGCGGATCTGCTACGCGCTGGGGGATGCCGGCCAGGGCACTCTGGCGTCGTATTTGCGCGGGCCGCGGGTGCCCACGGTGCTGGGTTTTGACCCCCTGTATCAGTTCATTCACGACCGCGACATGGCCCGGGCGATTGCCCTGGCGCTCAACTCCGAGTTGCGGGGGATCTTTAATGTGGCCGGCCCGCCGCCGGTGCCGCTCTCGTTGTTGATCAAGGCGACGGGGCGAAAGCAGCTGGCGTTGCCCGAGCCGCTTTTTCGCAGCGCGCTGGGGCGTTTCGGACTTCCGAAGTTGCCACCGGGCTCACTTAACCACGTCAAATACCCCATCGTCATCGACGGGGCGCGCTTTGCCGAGGCCACCGGCTTTGAGCCCCATTACGATGAGGTTCAGACGATGGATTCGTTTGTGTGGGCGCGTTTCTAA
- a CDS encoding tetratricopeptide repeat protein — protein MSKHTPRNRARLKRRGARAVAAYLFGPTLLLGACAQQQPVEDMLTHADLTEVQERVEDVERTNGRLTVRIEEMERQLILMQDRVEANRIVLQRRGYLRNSHEAFARAEPSRPGPAPESHYSQRAPQEGYYDGYSARPQPPVERRPVTHIPLSDQQSGRQQAPVEQHIEIVVEEPAAGDEEAVVFTDEDLAAYFGEEQRAQPAPKANFGGGRRAQAPVTDERLATREEVERSEPSTPAPAPQTQRELLDLYQEALTSYRAGSYSEALQGFETFLSGEPREDYIDNALYWIGECHYGLGNFSQAVTQFERILNELPGAAKVPDAMLKMSLAYDRLGEPGRAVELLRKLSEEYPTTNAGKLGIKRLDEHPHRDAS, from the coding sequence TTGTCGAAGCACACTCCCCGAAATCGAGCGCGTCTTAAACGGCGCGGCGCCCGCGCGGTGGCGGCCTACCTCTTTGGTCCGACCCTGCTCCTGGGAGCCTGCGCGCAGCAGCAGCCCGTGGAAGATATGCTCACCCACGCCGACCTCACCGAGGTTCAGGAGCGGGTTGAAGATGTGGAGCGTACCAACGGGCGACTCACTGTGCGCATCGAAGAGATGGAGCGTCAGCTGATCTTGATGCAGGATCGGGTTGAGGCCAATCGCATCGTGTTGCAGCGGCGCGGGTATCTGCGCAACAGCCACGAGGCTTTCGCCCGCGCCGAGCCCTCTCGGCCCGGACCTGCGCCGGAGTCGCACTACTCGCAACGCGCGCCTCAAGAGGGCTATTACGACGGCTACAGCGCTCGCCCCCAACCTCCGGTGGAGCGTCGGCCGGTGACCCACATTCCGCTCTCCGATCAGCAGTCCGGTCGCCAGCAGGCGCCGGTGGAGCAGCATATTGAGATTGTGGTCGAAGAGCCCGCCGCAGGCGATGAAGAGGCCGTGGTCTTCACCGATGAAGATCTGGCGGCTTATTTTGGTGAAGAGCAGCGCGCACAGCCGGCTCCGAAGGCGAACTTCGGTGGAGGGCGACGCGCACAGGCGCCGGTGACCGATGAACGGCTGGCGACCCGCGAGGAGGTCGAGCGTTCCGAGCCTTCCACCCCGGCTCCAGCCCCGCAGACCCAGCGCGAGCTGCTCGACCTCTACCAGGAGGCGCTCACCAGCTACCGCGCGGGCTCCTACAGCGAGGCGCTCCAGGGCTTTGAGACCTTTTTGAGCGGCGAGCCCCGCGAAGATTATATCGATAACGCACTCTACTGGATCGGGGAGTGCCACTATGGTCTGGGCAACTTCAGCCAGGCGGTCACGCAGTTTGAGCGCATCCTCAACGAGCTTCCCGGTGCGGCGAAGGTGCCCGACGCGATGCTCAAGATGTCGCTGGCCTACGACCGGCTCGGAGAGCCGGGCAGGGCGGTGGAGCTTTTGCGCAAACTCAGCGAAGAGTACCCCACAACAAACGCCGGAAAGCTCGGCATCAAACGCCTCGACGAGCACCCGCATCGGGATGCATCCTAA
- a CDS encoding LysM peptidoglycan-binding domain-containing protein — MSKKKVGPNPGRGARRAMSGGILAAATMAIFGAPAMPQAQAQSPSVYASDLPDYHVIRDGDTIWDLSGSYYGDPYQWPRMWSYNAHITNPHWVYPGDIVYLQEAPPAQAAEADASPAAAQSSEQPVASGMYLPTGGMITAEELAYTGRIIGSPKEATMLGEHDPVWVGFGEDAYTEREREETKEEDRTAMEEQEVAVGDRFAVVRLQEEITDEEGNALGQKYIVLGSVVITEVSENHAETAMIDQSWREMERGDVLVPYERQLKAVQPRQAEDDLIAHIVDTLQPGFAFGTDQYVFVDRGAEDNVRVGNRFFIYQRFEGLGRPGTAPDDEIPWQRVGQVLVVDVRENYSTAIITKASREIVVGDRLEMYAGY, encoded by the coding sequence ATGTCGAAGAAGAAGGTCGGACCCAACCCTGGCCGTGGCGCCAGGCGGGCGATGAGTGGCGGGATTCTGGCTGCGGCCACCATGGCGATCTTTGGTGCGCCGGCGATGCCACAGGCCCAGGCCCAGTCGCCCAGTGTCTACGCCAGCGATCTGCCCGATTACCATGTGATTCGCGACGGCGACACCATCTGGGATCTCTCCGGGAGCTACTACGGCGACCCCTACCAGTGGCCGCGGATGTGGAGCTATAACGCGCACATCACCAACCCGCACTGGGTCTATCCCGGAGATATCGTCTATCTGCAGGAGGCCCCCCCGGCGCAGGCCGCCGAGGCCGATGCTTCTCCGGCTGCCGCGCAGAGCAGCGAGCAGCCCGTCGCCAGCGGCATGTATTTGCCCACCGGCGGCATGATCACTGCCGAAGAGTTGGCCTACACCGGCCGCATCATCGGCTCGCCGAAAGAAGCGACGATGCTCGGTGAGCATGATCCGGTCTGGGTGGGCTTTGGCGAAGACGCCTACACCGAGCGGGAGCGCGAAGAAACCAAAGAAGAAGATCGCACGGCGATGGAGGAGCAGGAGGTCGCCGTCGGTGACCGCTTCGCGGTGGTGCGACTTCAGGAAGAGATCACCGATGAGGAGGGCAACGCACTCGGCCAGAAGTACATTGTGCTCGGTAGCGTGGTGATCACCGAGGTCTCGGAGAATCACGCCGAGACGGCGATGATCGACCAGTCCTGGCGAGAGATGGAGCGCGGTGATGTGCTCGTGCCTTATGAGCGTCAGCTCAAGGCGGTGCAGCCGCGCCAGGCCGAAGACGACCTCATCGCGCATATCGTCGATACGCTCCAGCCGGGCTTTGCCTTTGGTACCGACCAGTATGTGTTTGTGGACCGGGGCGCCGAGGACAATGTGCGCGTGGGCAACCGCTTCTTCATCTACCAGCGTTTCGAAGGGCTGGGACGTCCGGGAACCGCGCCCGACGATGAGATTCCCTGGCAGCGCGTGGGTCAGGTGCTGGTGGTCGATGTGCGCGAGAACTACTCGACGGCCATCATCACCAAGGCGAGCCGCGAGATCGTGGTGGGTGACCGCCTGGAGATGTACGCCGGCTACTGA
- a CDS encoding tetratricopeptide repeat protein, with amino-acid sequence MSQDTEAVRREIRQMHQSLAETSYYDLLGLQSGLDDAIIKQQATKEFRQLAKKWHVDRFSAHELGDDKKLVQEIFATINTAHQVLTDPDKRAEYDLQLSGANTDISSILTAENAFRKGQKMLETGAHAGAHEQFKIASENNVDDLEYKAHFLYTEYLLIQKNAEGTPLNRSRAQEIFKELDALSMELPDRDWLLTFMGVVSEGLGRTREAEGLFHQAMQHNPRNVEAKRHLRLMEMRKNKKKGFFAQLMDKLKPS; translated from the coding sequence ATGAGTCAGGATACCGAAGCCGTACGTCGCGAGATTCGGCAGATGCACCAGAGCCTCGCCGAGACCAGCTATTACGATCTTCTGGGACTTCAGAGTGGGCTCGATGACGCGATCATCAAGCAGCAGGCCACCAAAGAGTTTCGCCAGCTCGCCAAGAAGTGGCACGTCGACCGCTTCAGCGCCCACGAGCTTGGTGACGACAAGAAGCTCGTCCAGGAGATCTTCGCCACGATCAACACCGCCCACCAGGTGCTCACCGACCCGGACAAGCGCGCCGAGTACGATCTTCAGCTCTCCGGCGCCAACACCGACATCAGCTCGATCCTCACCGCCGAGAACGCTTTTCGCAAAGGCCAGAAGATGCTCGAGACCGGCGCTCACGCCGGCGCCCACGAGCAGTTCAAGATCGCCAGCGAAAACAACGTCGACGACCTCGAGTACAAGGCGCACTTTCTCTACACCGAATACCTGCTCATCCAGAAGAACGCCGAGGGCACGCCACTCAACCGCAGCCGCGCTCAGGAGATCTTCAAAGAGCTCGACGCGCTGAGCATGGAGCTCCCCGACCGCGACTGGCTTCTGACCTTTATGGGCGTTGTCTCCGAAGGGCTCGGGCGCACCCGGGAGGCCGAGGGGCTCTTTCATCAGGCCATGCAGCACAACCCCCGCAACGTGGAGGCCAAACGCCACCTGCGGCTGATGGAGATGCGCAAGAACAAGAAAAAGGGCTTCTTCGCACAACTTATGGACAAGCTTAAGCCGTCCTGA
- a CDS encoding penicillin-binding transpeptidase domain-containing protein — MTAGASPPVQEVERAQQVAERAAAADGAVRTLRLSAAREEARQQARQRAERLVGVASAFEPVTFPALPDNWVAAGLDISKAEVVGDKLVQTLPSGARVVLTLDPELQSYLDQMLQANLVPHGGVVLMEPHTGRVLAMAENSRRGEEYDNFTRQAQAPSASVFKIVTAAALIEGEGVDPHQEVCYHGGTRGLTVRNIEGSPRLDNRCNDLEGALAWSINSLIAKQAYKNISADELLAWAERFGYNQEIPFELPVQISEAYRVDDPHERARAAAGFWHSHLSPIHGAMIGGAMANDGVMMRPTLIDRYEAPDGTTLYEFEPQVFREVMTPETARKLSQMMVTTAERGTARRYFGHNRLFPNSVEVSGKTGTLSNQDPFLRFTWFVGFARHKEWDDDRGVAVAGLMANDPAWHLVGPQGASEGLRRYYQLARERRQNVDEAVASR; from the coding sequence ATGACTGCTGGGGCCAGCCCCCCGGTGCAGGAAGTTGAGCGCGCGCAGCAGGTGGCCGAGCGTGCCGCGGCGGCCGACGGCGCGGTACGCACGTTGCGTCTGAGCGCGGCGCGTGAAGAAGCGCGCCAGCAGGCTCGCCAGCGCGCGGAGCGCCTGGTGGGTGTGGCCAGCGCCTTTGAACCGGTGACCTTCCCGGCGCTTCCGGATAACTGGGTTGCTGCGGGCCTCGACATCTCCAAAGCGGAAGTTGTGGGCGATAAGCTGGTGCAGACGCTTCCCAGCGGTGCGCGCGTGGTGCTGACGCTCGATCCGGAGCTTCAGTCCTATCTGGACCAGATGCTTCAGGCGAACCTCGTGCCTCATGGTGGCGTGGTGCTCATGGAGCCGCATACCGGCCGGGTGCTTGCGATGGCCGAGAACTCGCGTCGCGGTGAGGAGTACGACAACTTCACCCGCCAGGCTCAGGCGCCATCGGCATCGGTCTTTAAGATCGTGACTGCCGCGGCGCTCATCGAGGGCGAAGGCGTCGATCCTCATCAGGAGGTCTGCTACCACGGGGGCACCCGCGGTTTGACCGTACGCAACATCGAGGGGAGCCCGCGGCTGGATAACCGCTGCAACGATCTCGAAGGTGCCCTGGCGTGGTCGATCAATTCTCTGATCGCCAAGCAGGCGTATAAGAACATCTCGGCCGACGAGCTGTTGGCCTGGGCGGAGCGCTTTGGCTACAACCAGGAGATCCCCTTCGAGCTGCCGGTGCAGATCAGCGAGGCCTACCGGGTGGACGATCCGCACGAGCGTGCTCGGGCGGCGGCCGGTTTCTGGCACTCGCATTTGAGCCCGATTCACGGCGCGATGATCGGGGGGGCTATGGCCAACGATGGCGTGATGATGCGCCCCACCCTCATCGATCGCTATGAGGCGCCCGACGGCACGACGCTCTATGAGTTTGAGCCGCAGGTCTTCCGCGAGGTGATGACTCCGGAGACCGCGCGTAAGTTGAGCCAGATGATGGTGACCACGGCCGAGCGTGGTACGGCGCGCCGCTACTTCGGTCATAACCGACTCTTCCCCAATTCGGTGGAAGTCAGCGGCAAGACGGGCACCCTCTCCAACCAGGATCCCTTCCTGCGCTTTACCTGGTTTGTGGGCTTTGCTCGCCATAAAGAGTGGGACGACGACCGCGGCGTGGCCGTGGCCGGCCTGATGGCCAACGACCCGGCCTGGCATCTGGTGGGCCCGCAGGGCGCCAGCGAAGGTCTGCGACGCTACTACCAGCTGGCCCGGGAACGTCGCCAGAACGTCGATGAGGCCGTCGCCTCGCGCTGA